A genomic window from Balaenoptera acutorostrata chromosome 20, mBalAcu1.1, whole genome shotgun sequence includes:
- the ITGB3 gene encoding integrin beta-3, with amino-acid sequence MRARPLWAAVLVLGALAGVGVGGPNICATRGVSSCQQCLAVSPMCAWCSDEALPPGSPRCNLKENLLKDDCALESIEFPISEARILEARPLSDKGSGDSSQITQVSPQRIALRLRPDDSKNFSVQVRQVEDYPVDIYYLMDLSYSMKDDLWSIQNLGTKLASQMRKLTSNLRIGFGAFVDKPVSPYMYISPPEALKNPCYDMKTTCLPMFGYKHVLTLTDQMTRFNEEVKKQSVSRNRDAPEGGFDAIMQATVCDEKIGWRNDASHLLVFTTDAKTHIALDGRLAGIVQPNDGQCHVGSDNHYAASTTMDYPSLGLMTEKLSQKNINLIFAVTENVVNLYQNYSELIPGTTVGVLSTDSSNVLQLIVDAYGKIRSKVELEVRDLPEELSLSFNATCLNNEVIPGLKSCVGLKIGDTVSFSIEAKVRGCPQEKEKSFTIKPVGFKDSLTVQVTFDCDCACQAQAEPHSHHCNNGNGTFECGVCRCGPGWLGSQCECSEEDYRPSQQDECSPREGQPICSQRGECLCGQCVCHSSDFGKITGKYCECDDFSCVRYKGEMCSGHGQCSCGDCLCDSDWTGYYCNCTTRTDTCMSSNGLLCSGRGKCECGSCVCIQPGSYGDTCEKCPTCPDACTFKKECVECKKFNRGALYEENTCSRYCRDEIEPVKELKDTGKDAVNCTYKNEEDCVVRFQYYEDSSGKSILYVVEEPECPKGPDILVVLLSVMGAILLIGLATLLIWKLLITIHDRKEFAKFEEERARAKWDTANNPLYKEATSTFTNITYRGT; translated from the exons GCTCTGCCTCCAGGCTCGCCCCGCTGTAACCTGAAGGAGAATCTGCTGAAGGATGACTGCGCCCTGGAGTCCATCGAGTTCCCCATCAGCGAGGCCAGAATCCTGGAGGCCAGGCCCCTCAGTGACAAGGGCTCTGGAGACAGCTCCCAGATCACTCAAGTCAGTCCCCAGAGGATTGCGCTCCGGCTACGGCCAG ATGATTCGAAGAACTTCTCCGTCCAAGTTCGGCAGGTGGAGGATTACCCTGTGGACATCTACTACTTAATGGACCTGTCTTATTCCATGAAGGACGATCTGTGGAGCATCCAGAACCTGGGGACCAAGCTGGCCTCCCAGATGCGTAAGCTCACCAGTAACCTGCGGATTGGCTTCGGGGCCTTTGTGGACAAGCCCGTTTCACCATACATGTACATCTCCCCACCAGAGGCCCTCAAAAACCCCTGCTATGA taTGAAGACCACCTGTTTGCCTATGTTTGGCTACAAACATGTGCTGACGCTAACTGACCAGATGACCCGTTTCAATGAGGAGGTGAAGAAGCAGAGTGTGTCACGAAACCGAGATGCCCCAGAGGGTGGCTTTGATGCCATCATGCAGGCTACCGTCTGTGAT gagaaGATTGGCTGGAGGAATGATGCCTCCCACTTGCTGGTGTTTACCACTGATGCCAAGACCCATATAGCGCTGGATGGAAGGCTGGCAGGCATTGTCCAACCCAATGATGGGCAGTGTCATGTGGGCAGTGACAACCATTATGCTGCCTCCACTACCATG GATTATCCCTCTCTGGGGCTGATGACCGAGAAGCTGTCCCAGAAAAACATCAATTTGATCTTTGCAGTGACTGAAAATGTAGTCAATCTCTACCAG AACTATAGTGAGCTCATCCCAGGGACCACAGTGGGGGTTCTGTCTACTGATTCCAGCAATGTCCTCCAGCTCATTGTTGATGCTTACGGG AAAATCCGCTCTAAAGTAGAGCTGGAAGTGCGTGACCTCCCTGAGGAGTTGTCCTTATCCTTCAACGCCACCTGTCTCAACAACGAGGTCATCCCAGGCCTTAAGTCTTGTGTCGGACTCAAGATTGGAGACACG GTGAGCTTCAGCATTGAGGCCAAGGTGCGTGGCTGCCCCCAGGAGAAGGAGAAGTCCTTCACCATCAAGCCTGTGGGCTTCAAAGACAGCCTCACCGTCCAGGTCACCTTCGACTGTGACTGTGCCTGCCAGGCCCAGGCTGAGCCTCACAGCCACCACTGCAACAACGGCAACGGGACCTTTGAGTGCGGCGTGTGCCGCTGCGGGCCTGGCTGGCTGGGGTCCCAGTGTGAGTGCTCAGAAGAGGACTACCGTCCCTCCCAGCAGGACGAGTGTAGCCCCCGGGAGGGCCAGCCCATCTGCAGCCAGCGGGGCGAGTGTCTCTGTGGCCAGTGCGTCTGCCACAGCAGTGACTTTGGCAAGATCACGGGCAAGTACTGCGAGTGTGATGACTTCTCCTGTGTCCGCTACAAGGGGGAGATGTGCTCAG GCCATGGCCAGTGCAGCTGTGGGGACTGCCTGTGTGACTCTGACTGGACCGGCTACTACTGCAACTGTACCACACGCACGGACACCTGCATGTCCAGCAATGGGCTGCTGTGCAGCGGGCGGGGCAAGTGTGAATGCGGCAGCTGCGTCTGCATCCAGCCGGGCTCCTACGGGGACACCTGTGAGAAGTGTCCCACCTGCCCTGATGCCTGCACCTTTAAGAA AGAGTGTGTGGAGTGTAAGAAGTTTAACCGAGGAGCCCTATACGAGGAGAATACCTGCAGCCGTTACTGTCGTGATGAGATTGAGCCTGTGAAGGAGCTTA AGGACACTGGAAAGGATGCTGTGAATTGTACCTACAAGAATGAAGAGGACTGTGTCGTCAGATTCCAGTACTATGAAGACTCCAGTGGGAAGTCCATCCTGTATGTGGTAGAAGAGCCCG AGTGTCCCAAGGGCCCTGACATCCTGGTGGTCCTGCTTTCAGTGATGGGGGCCATTCTGCTCATCGGCCTTGCTACTCTGCTCATCTGGAAGCTCCTCATCACCATCCATGACCGGAAGGAGTTTGCTAAATTTGAGGAAGAGAGAGCCAGAGCCAAATGGGACACA GCCAACAACCCACTGTATAAAGAGGCCACGTCCACCTTCACCAACATCACCTATCGGGGCACTTAA